In the Leptotrichia sp. oral taxon 847 genome, one interval contains:
- a CDS encoding DEAD/DEAH box helicase: MRKNNILMKLKEKFTPTIYLIGLEYYKKKIGGITALYADGNLVTLDGEFQENKLYHTSLTLNQKTAELEEATCDCMFFQNNKQHGACKHIVVLCLMADKSEKINNIVGTDDFEVLFEDDFEEENKKTEVEKNKKKKIEEFEENKRKIKFQKNDKKILKKNKKAEIFVATEESEKISKNEKENLEFLEDKNFNNAENLENTKNISEKINEIYNFHIQKEKILNKDKKELRLEVEIDEGNYSDYKYGYDYNQENNIPDYILRIKTGFQKTYYVKDIIKFCKAVVLEESFEITSKVKYEPEKCYFNEINKNIILAIYEYSIEIQSVIENGIKDKKGLKMYDMLLDKLLFAMEKGKDFLILGDTKQIMPNYEPIFIFENGKIKMREIEKINETSPFYHFENDTTKIFKMSEGEDKFLKKFDYIDSELINLLPKKESKKLQKIFELENISIAEYIEEDGKIDIFVLETEEDEIVRVNISNTVCAIKKGDKYFIPRRNVKLFEKLEKLIGNFTISDPNFTKDTYILNYEGLSKISEIIDKKYSDKVKIHLENKIKNARNINVGIEIKKASNNFLDVNFEIEGIKPQDVEIVTEAIKKEKKFIMLSSGELVKIANKSMEELLGIVDSIGNIKVGKNRISKVKALQLAQISKNIREDLEKLDEFKELFHKIKNRKEVEPKNIKVSLFPYQKLGFNWLKNMYDIGFGGILADDMGLGKTLQTISLLNEAYQENKNFLGLIIVPSSLLYNWKEEIVKFTGITPILVEGVASRRKKIIASQKSGFLITTYQALRNDIEEYKNRIFDVVVLDEAQNIKTTTSQIKKAVMKINSKVNFALTGTPVENNILELWSIFDFVIPGYLDTLAKFKRTYKEAIADPNSSKINNLREIISPFLLRRTKKEVLTELPEKMESNVYVTLSSEQKQLYLSYVKQAKKEMKKFDRNENNRIKILAILTKLRQICNSPALFKEDYSGEVAKIEVLKDLMPDITENGHRLLIFSQFVGTLKEIEKELINMGIEYFYIDGNVKSKERVEICNRFNVGEKQVVLISLKAGGTGLNLVGADVVIHYDPWWNIAVENQASDRAYRIGQKKSVQVIKLVTEGTIEEKIIKIQEKKRQLSENLLENKDGEKALFEMSDKELMELLG; this comes from the coding sequence ATGAGAAAAAATAATATTTTAATGAAGCTAAAAGAAAAATTTACACCGACAATTTATTTAATTGGACTAGAGTACTATAAGAAAAAAATTGGAGGAATTACGGCACTTTATGCAGACGGAAATCTTGTTACGTTAGATGGGGAATTTCAGGAAAATAAACTTTATCATACATCTCTTACGCTAAATCAGAAAACGGCCGAGCTTGAAGAAGCGACTTGCGACTGTATGTTTTTTCAGAATAACAAGCAGCACGGAGCTTGTAAACATATTGTGGTGTTGTGCTTGATGGCGGACAAATCTGAAAAAATTAATAACATTGTCGGAACGGACGATTTTGAGGTATTGTTTGAAGATGATTTTGAGGAAGAAAATAAGAAAACAGAAGTTGAAAAAAATAAAAAGAAAAAAATTGAAGAATTTGAAGAAAACAAAAGAAAAATAAAATTTCAAAAAAATGATAAAAAAATTTTGAAAAAAAATAAAAAAGCAGAGATTTTTGTTGCAACTGAAGAAAGTGAAAAAATCTCCAAAAATGAAAAAGAAAATTTGGAATTTTTAGAAGATAAAAACTTTAATAATGCAGAAAATTTAGAAAATACCAAAAATATAAGTGAAAAAATAAATGAAATTTATAATTTTCACATTCAAAAAGAAAAAATCTTAAACAAAGATAAAAAAGAGCTAAGACTGGAAGTGGAAATTGATGAAGGGAATTACAGCGACTATAAATACGGCTATGACTACAATCAGGAAAACAATATTCCAGATTATATTCTAAGAATAAAAACGGGATTTCAAAAAACTTATTATGTTAAAGATATTATAAAATTTTGCAAAGCAGTAGTTTTGGAAGAAAGTTTTGAAATAACTTCTAAAGTTAAGTATGAACCTGAAAAATGCTATTTTAACGAAATAAATAAAAATATTATTTTAGCAATTTATGAATATAGTATCGAGATTCAAAGCGTGATTGAAAATGGAATAAAGGACAAAAAAGGACTAAAGATGTATGACATGCTTTTAGATAAGCTTCTTTTTGCGATGGAAAAAGGAAAAGATTTTCTGATTTTGGGGGATACAAAACAAATTATGCCCAATTATGAACCAATATTTATTTTTGAAAACGGTAAAATTAAAATGCGGGAAATTGAGAAAATTAATGAGACAAGTCCTTTTTATCATTTTGAAAACGATACCACTAAAATATTTAAAATGTCGGAGGGTGAAGATAAATTTTTAAAAAAGTTTGATTATATTGATTCAGAATTAATTAATCTATTGCCAAAGAAGGAAAGTAAAAAACTACAAAAAATATTTGAACTTGAAAATATAAGTATTGCTGAATATATCGAAGAAGATGGGAAAATTGACATTTTCGTACTGGAAACTGAAGAAGATGAAATTGTGAGAGTCAATATTTCAAATACAGTTTGTGCAATAAAGAAAGGAGACAAATATTTTATACCTAGAAGAAATGTCAAACTTTTTGAAAAATTGGAAAAGCTTATCGGAAATTTTACAATTTCAGATCCAAATTTTACCAAGGATACGTATATTTTAAATTATGAAGGATTGAGTAAAATTTCTGAAATAATTGATAAAAAATATTCGGATAAAGTGAAAATTCATTTGGAAAATAAAATAAAAAATGCGAGAAATATCAATGTTGGAATTGAGATAAAAAAAGCAAGTAATAATTTTTTGGACGTAAATTTTGAAATAGAGGGAATTAAGCCGCAAGATGTGGAAATTGTTACAGAAGCGATTAAAAAAGAGAAAAAATTTATAATGCTATCAAGCGGAGAACTTGTTAAAATCGCAAATAAAAGTATGGAAGAGCTGCTTGGAATTGTTGATTCAATTGGAAATATAAAAGTTGGAAAAAATAGGATTTCCAAAGTAAAAGCGCTGCAATTGGCACAAATTTCTAAGAATATTAGAGAAGATTTGGAAAAATTAGACGAGTTTAAGGAGCTTTTTCATAAAATAAAGAATCGAAAGGAAGTTGAGCCGAAAAATATAAAAGTGAGCTTGTTTCCGTATCAGAAATTGGGATTTAACTGGTTAAAAAATATGTACGATATTGGATTTGGAGGAATATTGGCGGATGACATGGGGCTTGGAAAAACGCTTCAGACAATTTCTTTGTTAAATGAAGCTTATCAGGAAAACAAAAATTTTTTGGGACTTATCATCGTACCAAGTTCGCTGCTTTACAACTGGAAGGAAGAAATTGTTAAGTTTACTGGAATTACTCCAATTCTTGTGGAAGGTGTGGCAAGCAGAAGAAAAAAAATTATCGCAAGTCAGAAAAGTGGATTTTTGATAACAACGTATCAGGCGCTTAGAAACGACATAGAAGAATATAAAAATAGAATTTTTGACGTCGTTGTACTAGATGAAGCGCAAAATATCAAAACCACTACTTCACAGATTAAAAAAGCTGTTATGAAAATTAACAGCAAAGTAAATTTTGCACTTACAGGAACTCCTGTGGAGAATAATATTCTGGAATTATGGTCAATCTTTGACTTTGTCATTCCAGGGTATTTGGATACTCTTGCTAAATTTAAAAGAACTTACAAAGAAGCGATTGCAGATCCAAATTCTTCAAAAATAAATAATTTGAGAGAAATAATATCTCCATTTCTGTTGCGAAGAACAAAAAAAGAAGTGCTTACTGAACTTCCAGAAAAAATGGAATCAAATGTGTATGTAACTCTTAGCAGTGAACAAAAACAGCTTTATTTGTCATATGTAAAACAGGCAAAAAAAGAAATGAAGAAATTTGATAGAAATGAAAATAATCGAATAAAAATTCTTGCAATTTTGACAAAACTTCGTCAAATTTGTAATTCTCCAGCTTTATTTAAGGAAGATTACAGTGGAGAAGTGGCTAAAATTGAAGTTTTAAAAGATTTGATGCCAGATATTACTGAAAATGGACATAGACTTTTGATTTTTTCTCAGTTCGTGGGAACGCTAAAAGAAATTGAAAAAGAACTTATAAATATGGGAATTGAGTATTTTTACATCGATGGAAATGTAAAGTCCAAAGAGAGAGTGGAAATTTGTAACAGATTTAATGTTGGGGAAAAGCAAGTTGTGCTAATTTCACTAAAAGCTGGAGGAACAGGGCTTAACCTTGTTGGAGCGGATGTTGTAATTCACTACGACCCTTGGTGGAATATTGCGGTGGAAAACCAGGCGAGTGACAGGGCCTATAGAATTGGGCAGAAAAAAAGTGTGCAGGTTATAAAACTTGTAACAGAGGGGACGATTGAAGAAAAAATTATAAAAATTCAGGAGAAAAAAAGGCAGTTAAGTGAAAATCTTTTGGAAAATAAAGATGGTGAAAAAGCGCTATTTGAGATGAGTGATAAAGAACTTATGGAATTATTAGGATAA
- a CDS encoding GNAT family N-acetyltransferase has product MKILEKLVEIHNENFFKKVKVEYFSEMIFNKQYAIYCLFDFIDDKEKKICEIFETEKLFLEKKIKKILGYIVFYGTIENTDIFEIAILKTFQGKGLGKILLESSIKDLFFYKIENGVSSEINFFGKNIFLEVNEKNSRAIRLYEKTGFEKISVRKNYYGENEDASIMVLKIKK; this is encoded by the coding sequence ATGAAAATTTTGGAAAAATTGGTGGAAATTCACAACGAAAATTTTTTTAAGAAAGTTAAAGTTGAATATTTTTCTGAGATGATATTTAATAAGCAGTATGCTATATACTGCTTATTTGATTTTATAGATGACAAAGAAAAAAAAATATGTGAAATTTTTGAAACTGAAAAATTGTTTTTGGAAAAAAAGATAAAAAAAATTTTGGGATACATTGTATTTTATGGTACAATAGAGAACACGGATATATTTGAAATTGCTATTTTAAAAACTTTTCAAGGTAAGGGTCTGGGAAAAATTCTTTTGGAAAGTTCTATAAAAGATTTGTTTTTTTATAAAATAGAAAATGGTGTTTCTAGCGAGATAAATTTTTTTGGAAAAAACATTTTTTTAGAAGTGAATGAAAAAAACTCTCGTGCAATAAGATTGTATGAAAAAACAGGGTTTGAAAAAATATCTGTGCGAAAAAACTATTATGGGGAAAATGAAGATGCGTCAATAATGGTACTGAAAATTAAAAAATAA
- the lepB gene encoding signal peptidase I → MNIVLWVAFYVIATLCLLYFFFREKKVMSFLREKEDGILKNIDVEENNQLFLGNFLTIIGLVITVLFFSIVDRTPDDVIKIKIVGIYGIFLLNLVFYVLREQHEWIFLGNVVMLFLGKAMFNILDTKYYVYLAINVVLSLLLVYFLRKPAKEKVTEQSILKEIAQNNKKLDKMLTEAKIKNESTQEIFKKIFNDKNITTEEVVAREKRKKSSLGKAFTRINNTVLAIVLVFLIQTFYLGNFVIPTGSMEPTIAVKDRVFANMIKYRFEPPKVGQIIAFREPVNNKLMFTKRIVGAPGNTLQISKGQQDLKSFMLANVDNQPFYPDINQFPDKKSFKDAEKKYYADTKAFNSLKVKSVGGEMLINGEKSQVLAKLKPEKNYLPEGLMGNNKIYIPKKGDKVKLDKIIAIPKSKNMTIYNERIFDIDWEKFNFGENYKTMTGKEFLQTVNTTKNFKDIIGNDDVNNAENYYTFLLKVEGRPEMVMPIMDFKYDDELFTKLLNGETITLDEDYYMAMGDNTANSMDTRYFGLVAKKRIRGELLLRWWPLNRIGLM, encoded by the coding sequence GTGAATATAGTATTATGGGTAGCATTTTATGTAATTGCTACATTGTGTCTGTTGTATTTCTTTTTTAGAGAAAAGAAAGTGATGAGTTTTTTGAGAGAAAAAGAAGATGGAATACTTAAAAATATTGATGTAGAAGAAAATAATCAGCTTTTTTTAGGAAATTTTTTGACTATTATAGGTTTAGTCATAACTGTGCTGTTTTTTTCAATTGTTGATAGAACACCTGACGATGTCATTAAAATAAAAATTGTAGGGATTTACGGAATTTTTTTATTAAATTTAGTTTTTTATGTTTTGAGAGAGCAGCACGAATGGATTTTTTTGGGAAATGTGGTAATGCTTTTTTTAGGAAAAGCGATGTTTAATATTTTAGATACGAAGTATTATGTTTATCTTGCAATAAATGTTGTGTTATCGCTATTGCTTGTATATTTTTTGAGAAAGCCGGCAAAAGAAAAAGTAACAGAGCAGTCGATTTTAAAAGAAATTGCACAGAATAATAAGAAGCTTGATAAGATGTTGACTGAAGCAAAAATTAAAAATGAATCAACACAGGAAATTTTCAAAAAAATATTTAATGACAAAAATATTACGACTGAAGAAGTAGTGGCACGGGAAAAAAGAAAAAAAAGTAGCCTTGGAAAAGCTTTTACAAGAATTAATAACACTGTTCTTGCGATAGTTCTGGTATTTTTGATTCAAACTTTTTATCTTGGAAACTTTGTCATCCCGACAGGTTCGATGGAGCCAACGATCGCAGTAAAAGACAGAGTTTTTGCAAATATGATAAAATATAGATTTGAGCCGCCTAAAGTTGGACAAATTATAGCTTTTAGAGAGCCTGTAAATAACAAATTGATGTTTACTAAAAGAATAGTTGGAGCACCTGGAAATACGCTTCAAATTTCAAAAGGACAACAGGATTTAAAGTCATTTATGTTGGCAAATGTGGATAACCAACCATTTTATCCTGACATAAATCAATTTCCGGATAAAAAATCATTTAAAGATGCTGAGAAAAAATATTATGCGGATACAAAGGCGTTTAACAGCTTAAAAGTGAAAAGTGTCGGAGGAGAAATGCTCATAAATGGTGAAAAATCACAAGTTTTGGCGAAACTTAAACCTGAGAAAAATTATCTTCCAGAAGGACTTATGGGAAACAACAAAATTTATATTCCAAAAAAAGGTGATAAAGTTAAATTGGATAAAATTATAGCAATCCCAAAATCGAAAAATATGACAATTTATAACGAGAGAATTTTTGACATTGACTGGGAAAAATTTAATTTTGGAGAAAATTATAAAACTATGACTGGAAAAGAATTTTTACAAACCGTTAATACAACCAAAAATTTTAAAGATATAATTGGAAATGATGACGTAAACAATGCCGAAAATTATTATACTTTTTTATTAAAAGTTGAAGGTAGACCTGAAATGGTAATGCCTATTATGGACTTTAAATATGATGACGAGTTATTTACAAAACTTTTAAATGGTGAAACTATAACGCTTGACGAAGATTACTATATGGCTATGGGGGATAATACGGCAAACAGCATGGACACAAGATATTTTGGTTTAGTTGCAAAAAAACGTATAAGAGGTGAATTGCTTCTTAGATGGTGGCCATTAAACAGAATAGGACTAATGTAA
- the rplS gene encoding 50S ribosomal protein L19, giving the protein MKEKLIELVEKDYLKADVPQFKSGDTVAVHYKVKEGNKERIQVFEGVVIRVSGGSVAKNFTVRKVSSGIGVERIIPLNSPLIEKIEVKRIGKVRRSKLYYLRNLSGKAARIKEIRK; this is encoded by the coding sequence TTGAAAGAGAAATTAATTGAATTAGTAGAAAAAGATTATTTGAAAGCTGATGTACCTCAGTTTAAATCTGGAGATACAGTTGCTGTTCACTACAAAGTAAAAGAAGGAAACAAAGAAAGAATACAGGTTTTTGAAGGTGTAGTAATCAGAGTAAGTGGAGGAAGCGTTGCTAAAAACTTCACAGTTAGAAAAGTGTCTTCTGGAATCGGTGTAGAAAGAATCATTCCTTTAAATTCACCATTAATCGAAAAAATTGAAGTTAAGAGAATTGGTAAAGTAAGAAGATCTAAATTGTATTATTTAAGAAATTTATCAGGAAAAGCTGCTAGAATTAAAGAAATTAGAAAATAG
- a CDS encoding tRNA lysidine(34) synthetase — translation MINLHCDAVIPDGPMKNVVEIEKSITTAYKKTIWSKFLKAVNDFDMVKDGDKIAIGVSGGKDSLLLAKLFHELKKDRRRNFEFKAVSLNPGFREDDLNNFKNNLKKLNIDCEIITTNIWKVANEKAKDYPCFLCAKMRRGILYTKVEEMGFNKLTLGHHFDDVIETTLINMFYGGTLKTMTPKVLSTSGKLELIRPLIYVKESDIIDYTRTNGIRAMNCGCTIEAGKTSSKRKEIKNMLAILEEKNPGIKQSIFNSMKNINLDYVFGYNSKNNG, via the coding sequence ATGATAAATTTACATTGCGATGCGGTTATACCCGATGGACCTATGAAAAATGTTGTCGAAATTGAAAAAAGCATAACTACGGCGTATAAAAAAACTATCTGGTCAAAATTCTTAAAAGCTGTAAATGATTTTGATATGGTTAAAGATGGCGATAAAATTGCGATTGGAGTTTCAGGAGGGAAGGACAGTTTACTCTTAGCAAAATTATTTCATGAATTGAAAAAAGACAGAAGAAGAAATTTTGAGTTTAAAGCTGTTAGTTTAAATCCAGGATTTAGGGAAGATGATTTAAATAATTTTAAAAATAATTTAAAAAAATTAAATATTGATTGTGAAATTATAACTACAAACATTTGGAAAGTGGCAAATGAAAAAGCTAAGGATTATCCGTGCTTTCTATGTGCTAAAATGCGTCGTGGGATACTTTATACAAAAGTTGAAGAAATGGGATTTAACAAACTTACATTGGGACATCATTTTGATGATGTCATTGAAACAACGTTAATAAATATGTTTTATGGAGGAACATTAAAGACGATGACTCCGAAGGTTTTATCAACTTCAGGAAAATTGGAACTTATAAGACCGTTAATCTATGTTAAGGAAAGTGATATCATTGATTACACAAGAACAAATGGAATTAGAGCAATGAATTGTGGATGTACAATTGAAGCGGGTAAAACTTCTAGCAAGAGAAAAGAAATTAAGAATATGCTAGCAATTTTGGAAGAAAAAAATCCAGGGATAAAGCAAAGTATCTTTAATTCAATGAAAAATATCAATTTAGATTATGTTTTTGGATATAATTCAAAAAACAATGGTTAA
- a CDS encoding tetratricopeptide repeat protein, with amino-acid sequence MLETLIFREIRYSDNNEELLKESIEKLKDNPNDVKTLQTLASTYHALKENDKAIEIYEKLIKLQSENHEIWAFLGYLHYENEDFSKACKNLEKALDLCPTEPFVLFLLGNIYSRKGKITKAVECYEMAIFFDFDMYIAHIDFARKYEHMGRHKKALDEYKAAYDIDSRDEGLAEKIKYLENKYKKYLSDEKIS; translated from the coding sequence ATGTTAGAAACTTTAATTTTTAGAGAAATAAGATATAGCGATAACAACGAAGAGTTGTTAAAAGAGAGCATAGAAAAACTAAAAGATAATCCGAATGATGTCAAAACATTGCAAACATTGGCTTCAACATATCACGCCTTAAAAGAGAATGACAAGGCTATCGAAATTTATGAGAAATTGATAAAATTACAGTCAGAAAATCATGAAATTTGGGCATTTTTGGGATATTTGCACTATGAGAATGAAGATTTTAGCAAAGCTTGCAAAAATTTGGAAAAAGCACTGGATTTATGCCCAACGGAGCCTTTTGTTTTATTTCTGTTAGGAAATATTTATTCCAGAAAAGGGAAGATAACAAAAGCTGTGGAATGTTATGAAATGGCCATTTTCTTTGATTTTGATATGTATATAGCGCACATTGATTTTGCAAGAAAATATGAACATATGGGTAGACATAAAAAAGCACTTGATGAATATAAGGCGGCATATGACATCGACTCAAGGGACGAAGGATTAGCTGAAAAAATAAAATATCTGGAAAATAAATATAAAAAATATTTGAGTGATGAAAAAATTAGTTAA
- a CDS encoding homoserine dehydrogenase, producing MKIGIIGLGTVGEGVLKVLVNEKESIFEKSRAEVEVKYACDLNINRKFSFDFDKSILIDDYKKILSDPEIKIVVELIGGETLAKTIITEAFRAKKSVVTANKALIAKHGVELFQIAKENGVSFLFEAAVGGGIPIVTPLMESLVANTVTEIRGIMNGTSNYILTKMKNENLSFDEALKIATEKGYAEADPTYDVDGIDAGHKINILASLAYGGSIKFKDMQLKGIRDISTIDIFAAGQLDSTIKLIASSKLLSETSAQISVEPTVVSNARILSKVDDVYNAIETIGSYTDKTLFYGKGAGMDPTASAVVADIVKIVTRNHIESDYFFNSTKVFEIVDSNTIKSSYYIRVSDDFNVEKSPFEVENKIENYYIILADNISKNEIDEIIKDAKEKLVLKILK from the coding sequence ATGAAAATAGGAATTATTGGACTGGGAACAGTTGGAGAAGGAGTGTTAAAAGTACTTGTAAATGAAAAAGAAAGTATTTTTGAAAAATCAAGAGCTGAAGTTGAAGTGAAATATGCGTGTGATTTGAATATTAATCGTAAATTTTCTTTCGATTTTGATAAAAGTATTTTGATAGATGACTATAAAAAAATACTTTCAGATCCTGAAATTAAAATAGTTGTGGAATTAATCGGAGGAGAAACACTTGCTAAAACAATTATAACAGAAGCATTTAGAGCTAAAAAAAGCGTAGTTACTGCAAATAAAGCTCTAATTGCAAAACACGGAGTGGAATTATTTCAAATTGCTAAAGAAAACGGAGTATCATTTTTATTCGAAGCGGCAGTAGGTGGAGGAATACCGATTGTAACACCACTTATGGAAAGCCTTGTAGCGAATACAGTTACGGAAATTCGTGGAATAATGAATGGAACATCAAATTATATTTTGACAAAAATGAAAAATGAAAATTTATCATTTGATGAAGCATTAAAAATTGCAACTGAAAAAGGATATGCTGAAGCTGATCCAACTTATGACGTAGATGGAATTGATGCTGGACATAAAATAAATATTTTGGCGTCGCTTGCATATGGTGGTTCAATTAAATTTAAAGATATGCAGCTTAAAGGAATAAGAGATATTAGTACAATAGATATTTTTGCTGCGGGTCAGCTGGATTCAACAATTAAATTAATTGCGTCATCAAAATTGCTGTCAGAAACTTCTGCTCAAATTTCGGTGGAGCCGACAGTTGTTTCAAACGCTAGAATTTTGTCAAAAGTGGATGATGTTTACAATGCAATAGAAACAATTGGTTCATATACAGATAAGACATTATTTTATGGAAAAGGTGCTGGAATGGATCCAACTGCTTCAGCAGTAGTTGCAGATATTGTAAAAATTGTAACAAGAAATCATATAGAATCAGATTATTTCTTTAATTCCACAAAAGTTTTTGAAATTGTAGATTCAAATACGATAAAAAGTTCTTATTATATAAGGGTATCTGACGATTTCAATGTGGAAAAATCCCCTTTTGAAGTGGAAAATAAAATAGAAAATTACTATATTATTTTGGCAGATAATATTTCCAAAAATGAAATAGATGAAATTATAAAAGATGCTAAAGAAAAACTGGTATTAAAAATATTGAAATAA
- the cbiB gene encoding adenosylcobinamide-phosphate synthase CbiB, whose product MSFIIKILIAFILDLIFGDPQKILHPVQVIGKMITFLENKFYKFGKNNRIVMVFWGAILSLIVVISTFFLMFLVLLLSKKYKTIFTVIEIYLMYTVFSVKSLGKCGEKIYKILKMGNLEKAKKELSNFVSRDTENMDKITVIRSTMETISENITDGIIAPMFFLFLGGLPLAMSYKAINTLDSMIGYKNKKYEYFGKFAAILDDVVNFIPARISGVCITVASFILRYNYKRAWNTFKRDRKKHKSPNSAHSESAVAGALGVQFGGPTSYFGKVVEKPTIGKKLKEFKTEDIRRNIRLMYVTSFVTLIIFSFVYLTLKGIFNGLFAKIGYLILKSFVEMFI is encoded by the coding sequence ATGAGTTTTATTATTAAAATTTTAATTGCATTTATATTGGATTTAATTTTTGGCGATCCACAAAAAATTTTACATCCTGTGCAAGTAATTGGGAAAATGATAACTTTTTTGGAAAATAAATTTTATAAATTTGGGAAAAATAATAGAATTGTTATGGTGTTTTGGGGAGCGATTTTGAGTTTAATTGTTGTGATTAGTACATTTTTTTTGATGTTTCTTGTTTTACTGCTTTCTAAAAAATATAAAACAATTTTTACAGTAATTGAAATTTATTTGATGTATACAGTTTTTTCGGTAAAATCTTTAGGTAAATGTGGAGAGAAAATTTACAAAATTTTAAAGATGGGAAATTTGGAAAAAGCAAAAAAGGAACTATCCAATTTTGTTTCGAGAGATACTGAAAATATGGATAAAATTACGGTAATCCGTAGTACAATGGAAACTATTTCAGAAAATATAACAGATGGAATAATAGCGCCTATGTTTTTTCTGTTTTTGGGAGGATTACCTCTAGCTATGAGTTATAAAGCTATTAATACGCTTGACTCAATGATTGGCTATAAAAATAAAAAATATGAATATTTTGGGAAATTTGCTGCAATACTTGATGATGTCGTAAATTTTATTCCAGCAAGAATCAGTGGCGTATGTATAACTGTTGCAAGTTTTATTTTGAGATACAATTACAAAAGAGCATGGAACACTTTTAAAAGGGATAGAAAAAAACATAAAAGTCCAAATTCTGCTCATTCTGAAAGTGCTGTCGCTGGAGCTTTAGGTGTTCAATTTGGAGGTCCTACTTCATATTTTGGAAAAGTTGTGGAAAAGCCAACCATAGGAAAAAAATTAAAGGAATTTAAAACAGAGGATATAAGAAGAAATATTCGTCTGATGTATGTTACAAGTTTTGTAACTTTAATAATTTTTTCTTTCGTATATTTAACTTTAAAAGGAATTTTTAACGGTTTATTTGCAAAAATTGGGTATTTGATATTAAAATCATTTGTTGAAATGTTCATTTAA
- a CDS encoding cell division protein FtsZ has product MDGVGIKVVGIGTAGNEVLNKMVQKEVAEVELLGIDTNQENLDKLNVGSKILVSENLNEKVQDALKNTDLVFILTEMSEKKNNEIAYVVSEVAKTMEILTVIVVATSINSNGETEEIKKLEEVSDTVIVLPLKKLVEADSSATFDKLFEKRDEIFIKNVEFITNLIKKQGIMNLDFDDVKIMLKNSGKGITAFGEGEGQDKVKLVTGQIINSLFVKNLPKAKRILLSITAGSDIGLTDLHKVIMNINGKFGADQTNMLWGYIEDAELEDKIKVEMLITDFF; this is encoded by the coding sequence ATGGACGGTGTTGGAATAAAAGTTGTCGGAATTGGTACAGCGGGAAATGAAGTTTTGAATAAAATGGTGCAAAAAGAGGTTGCAGAAGTTGAACTTTTGGGAATTGACACCAATCAGGAGAATTTGGATAAATTGAATGTAGGATCAAAAATATTGGTTTCTGAAAACTTAAATGAGAAAGTGCAGGATGCATTGAAAAATACAGATTTAGTATTTATTTTGACGGAAATGTCGGAAAAGAAGAATAACGAGATAGCCTATGTTGTTTCAGAAGTTGCAAAAACAATGGAAATATTGACAGTGATTGTAGTTGCTACATCAATTAATTCAAATGGAGAAACTGAGGAAATCAAGAAATTAGAAGAAGTTTCTGATACTGTTATAGTTTTGCCTCTTAAAAAATTAGTGGAAGCGGATTCTAGTGCAACTTTCGATAAATTATTTGAAAAAAGAGATGAAATTTTTATAAAAAATGTAGAATTTATAACAAATCTAATAAAAAAACAAGGGATAATGAATCTTGATTTTGATGATGTTAAAATAATGCTGAAAAATTCAGGAAAAGGCATAACAGCATTTGGTGAAGGGGAAGGACAGGATAAGGTAAAACTTGTTACAGGACAAATAATAAACAGCCTTTTTGTAAAAAATCTGCCAAAAGCTAAAAGAATACTGTTAAGTATTACAGCAGGATCAGACATTGGGTTAACGGATTTACATAAAGTAATTATGAATATAAATGGAAAATTTGGAGCAGATCAAACAAATATGCTATGGGGATACATTGAGGATGCTGAGCTTGAAGATAAAATTAAAGTGGAAATGCTAATAACGGATTTTTTTTAA